CTGACAGGTTCAAAGGGTCAGGTTCTACCTTCTCAACTCTTACGAGTCCCCCCGCAACGTATTCAGTTTTAAAAAAAGCGCTCCTCTCATAAGGAACGCACCTATCCATTATTATTATAACTAAGTTGCTTCCCTACGACAGTGTTAACTGACAGGTTCAAAGGGTCAGGTTCTACCTTCTCAACTCTTACGAGTCCCCCCGCAATTCGCCTATATAATATCACTTACAACCTTTGGTGTCAAGTCCCATTAAGTTTTAAAAAACGATATTTGCAGAGGGATTGAAATAGAAGGCATCGCCTACTATATAGGTATGGGGATATAAACACCACATAGATTTAATACCCTTGAATTCCTATCAATGAGTATTTTTATATTATCCTTTAACTATTTCTTCTTTTTCTTCTAATACCTCTTGCCATAATTCATCAGCCTTATCCTTCCATTGTTCTGCACAGAGTTTAGTTTTAGCTACTAGGTCCTCTACATCTTCTGGAGATTGTAAATCTGTGGATTTTACTTCTGTTCTTTTTGCCATCTCCTCAATATATTTTGGATTTTCTAGCATAGGACATGGCAGGAAGTGATTATCATAAAATAGAATTCTCTCCTTATATTCCATAAACAGTGGCTGTTTAAGTGTTTGTAAGAAGATTACTACTATCATGAGGTATTAATCCTAAAATAGCACACATACAAATATCCAATATACTTACTAGTCTTTTTAATTATCACAAAAATCTTTGCCATAGGAGCAGTAATAACTATTGCAACCATATTGTTTAATGTTGTCCCCGATAAGGCCTAGCAGTTAATCCAATGAAAATCTCACAACCTTTCCTTCCTTTGATCTTTGATGTTAGCGTTTCTACCAACCAATCCATACCACAGTAATATTTTATGAGTCCAATTAATTCAACCATTAAACTAACAAAAACGAATAAAAAATATACTTTGCATACCTTCACCTATGGAAATTGCACAATCGAAGGGAGTTTCCCATCATAAAATAGCAAGGCTATAATAATTTCTATTAATACAACAACATGCCGTGGCATTTTGTTAAAAGGCTCTTCTACACCTATTATAGTAAAAAACATTCCTACTTTAAAGTACTCGGAAAACTTTCATTCGAATAAAGGCCAATGATTTATAATTTCTTTTACTCTTTAAATTCATTTCTCTAAAAATACCCCCTAGCAGTAAAAATGTTACTTTCGAAAACGCTGTTAAAAGAATACGAGGCTTTGATTAAACGATTGAAAGTATCTAAAAATACAAAGTTAGCCGACACTTAATAGTATCAGCTAACTTCATATCAGAAACATTATTCTATAACGTTACGCTGTAGATTTTAACATCTGGTTCAGCACTCCATAGGGGTTTTAAAGCTACAAATACATCTTCTTTAAATAGTTGACTATTAAGATAAGCTTGTGCATTTTCTATACTATCAAATCCATGAAGTACTTGAACGTCCTCATCTCGAACTAAAAGCTCTTTGGTTAATGCTCCTTTAATCTCATCTAAGAATGGTTGTCGATATTTTGAATAGACTTTTACTGCCTCAGGGCGCTTTTCATTATCAATCTTCATTGTAATTTGTAAATACGTTTTAACTTCCATACTAAATACCTCCATTTCTTATTATACTTGGTTATTTAATGTAACTTTATTATATATTGACTACTTACTTTTTTTAATATATTAGGAAATTTATTAGTCACTAATAATTTTAATAGCAACTTGAAAATATATAGTTTAGTATGTACAATGATAGTGGAAGGAGTTGAATATGATGTATGAAAATAAGCTAGAAAAGGATATTCGTTGCCCTTTAGAGTATGGATTAGATATTTTTGGAGGTAAGTGGAAGTCTCGTGTTATCTGTGTTTTGGCTGAGAAAAAAGTTTTACGATATAGTGCTATTCGCAAGGAAATGATTAATATTACAGATTCTGTTTTGGCATCTACATTAAAAGAATTAATAAATGATGGTATTGTAAAAAGAGAGCAATACAATGAAATACCACCACGTGTCGAATACAGCTTAACCGACAAGGGAAAATCCGTTGTACCAATTTTACAAACTATATGTCAATGGTCTGGAGCCTTTTATAAAGAAGATAACGGAAATAAACTATTCCAATGTCAAAAATGCGATTTTAATAAATAAATAAGTAAATCTGTTTTTAAACTAACTTTTTAATCAATACTACTTATAAAATAAACAAGAGTTGATTGTTACTCCAACTACGTAATATTTAATATTTGCTATAAATATTTCGTAAAAGATACAACTACAATAGACCTGTAGGGGGTAGTGTAAAATAATTTGTGCTTTTAGGAAATAAAATTCTCTTTTCTGGCAAGAATCTAAATAAGACCAAAACTAGAAAGGAGAATTTTTTATGGCAACTTTACCAAAGGAAGTTTTAAGAAATATGATAGTAGATGGAGATTTAAAAACAGTAAATGATCTCCACACATATCTTAAAGAAATGTTTAAAG
This portion of the Tepidimicrobium xylanilyticum genome encodes:
- a CDS encoding winged helix-turn-helix transcriptional regulator — protein: MYENKLEKDIRCPLEYGLDIFGGKWKSRVICVLAEKKVLRYSAIRKEMINITDSVLASTLKELINDGIVKREQYNEIPPRVEYSLTDKGKSVVPILQTICQWSGAFYKEDNGNKLFQCQKCDFNK